AGATGTTGTGCAAAAGTGTGCCAGTGTTAAAGCCAATCTGAGAATTACATTGACAGACCCCAGTGCCTTTGCGTGAAgtatatatatcattaaaaaattacAGTCTTGTTTTTAGTCATCATTCTCCTTTTCTAATGCCTCATTTGGCCCGTTGGAGTGCATGAGGAAACTGCCTGTCAACATaacttttcatttacaataataataataataataataataataataataataataataaaaagtgttaaatttaacatgtttatcaccatatgttgtaaaatgtaattaaaaaaaactctaagataataaatgaaataatttccgTTGACCTGTAGTCTcttcttacattttataataattttgatgtTACCAAGGTCATTTTCACTGTATTTAAAAACTTAAGCTTTGCAGCTGGTTACCCTTTGAAACAGGCCATTTTAAtactgctgtccctttaagagcaggGGGCGTGTGACCCATACAAGTAGAATACAAAAACACGAGCTGGTAGAATGGCTTGAAACGATGAGTTCCGAAGTGGGTGGGGCTTCGTGACGCGtatgttttcagatttgatgGATTTAAGTAATACTTCTCCGAATCACAATCAATAATTTTGGCAGTTTCTCCTTACCGTTTTCGGGTGTAAAATAATCCCGTGAATATTTGCTGAAGCGAAATGTAAGCGTAATTGTCACGTGATACCTGTTACTTTGCTCAGCGTTGATCGGATTCGCCTTAACGCGATAACTTGTGATAACTtcattttggattttttaaatataaatattttacacaggagttttttatttatttacatatttacacatcTTAAATAAGAAATGAATATACTAATTCAAATCAGATTTTACGCCCCTGGAGGAAGACAACTGAATGTCCCATTGTAAACATCATTTTTAGATCCACTTTCCAATTAGTTTTCGAATCGAGTTACATCGAATGAGTCTCTTGAACCAGTCAGCAACAGCGTGCCCGTCCCGATGCTCGAAGATGCAGCGTTTTGGTAACAGATCGCATAGGCTGAACTCACATTGCGTTATTTAACGCGTCCACCTGCactgcatagaaaaaaaattttCTGGAGGACTAGCGAACGATGGACCTGCACATCTTGGACCATAGATTAAGGGTCACATCCATCAGTAAATCGGGACTTGAACAGTACACACACCCCCTAATCAAACTGATATTTCTCAGAAACCGGACGAGGTAAGAACAGTCAACGCATGTATGAGTTTGCAAACATGTTTTTACGCGTTTGATGGGGCAACAGCTCTTAATTAAACATCAGTTCAAATACATAGCTCGCTTGTTTACAATGGGTTCAAATGCAAAGTAAGAGCCTCGCCCTGTTTTGGTTAGTTTGGAGAAATGATAAATGACCAGATAATGTCAGCTCATGCACATGCACGTGAGACCTTTAACTTATTCTTAACATTACACATTGAAACAACAATAAAAGGAAGCGGTTTTTCAATAAAGTGCACAATTTCTTGTGCTCAGCTATGGATTGAAATAATGTATCGTAAAACCTAATAGAGCTGTCTAACCTGGCTAGACAACATTTTTGGGCATGCAGGTTTTGACATACATCCCATAAATTAAGTTTTCATCctgatttaaaactttgcatgtgAAAAAATAACCCCCAGTTGACATTCACTACCTGTACGTTAACATGGGACaaaattaaaacactaaaaattttactttattattgcaTATATCTACAGAGGCCTCCAAAGGTATCTGCAGACTTAAACATGTATGGATTTGTTTTCATTAGATAATAACGAAATATCACCAAGTTACTGGTAGACAtgtatttacttaattttctGTACATCTGATTTGCTGACATTAAATTCTATGTTAATTATGGCATCATATCATAATTTATTGACCACCTTTCGCTATAGATATTCATTGAAAAACccatgttgtttgttgacttgttagtaatgttttgtttaatgCCACCGCTCTAATTGTTTTTGTGTCAGATTAATGCTTTCTTGATTGCAACATGTAACAATCACCTGTCTGAAACCATACAATAGCTTTGAGTGAAGAGCAGACTGAAATCTTCTTTTCTGTAGCTCTTAAATACTCTTCATGCATGAGCATATTCTGACTTGCCTTGTCAGTTTTGATATAATTGACGACAAGCAGCATTGGTTCTTGATGTGTCTTGCTTTACTTAATAGGACATGTTAAGAGTTTAAGTGGTGACCaatttcttttttgggtgaattatgctTTTAAAGGTCAGAAGGAttgctcacacaaacacaacattatcTCATCCGGTAATGTTATCTTCTTCTTTGTCTTCTTTAATAACTTTGGTTCTGAAATGTATTGTTAATTTGTGCAACAATTCTGTGAAACCACACAAACTATTCTAGaagataaaatattatattatattattatattataatagatTTTTCATCTTTTAGGGGCACCTGATTGATTAatcgaaaaataaaaaataaactaattgtgAAATGGAtccctgtgtttttctgtcaaaataAGAGTTTGATGGTTTATCTTTTGACAATTTTGAAAAaagcatagcaaaaaaaaaaatatatatatatatatacacacacacacacacacacacatacagtacatgcaaatTTTCCTGTGTGTATAATGAACATGCATAGGATAGTTAGTAGTTGAGGTAATGATTTATCAGTAATTTAAGACTTTAATAAaagtcttttctctctctctctctctctctctctctctctctctcactcactcactcactcacagaaatCTATTATCTGAACTGAAATACAGCACACTGCTATAGGGAACATAGTCCTTTCCCTTTTCTCACTGTTCTGGAGGATGTTGGTTTAACACCACTCCTATCTCTCTCTGTTTTCCAGAAGGCTTTGGATCACTTACAGGAAGTTGACCCCTGGGAGCTCTAGATATTGATAGGAAGTGTGAGACTAGCTGACACAATGCTGCTTTGCTGAGTTAGCCCTGAGGGTGGGAGATGTATTATTTCCTTCTGTTTGCCCCTGCATTGATGTGCCCAGTGGATGGGGTCCGGATTGCATTGTGCTGAGTTGCAGACAGCACAGGAATCAGCTGTGAATGAAGAGTACAGTAAAGTATCGCAGCTCGAGCACTGCtttgttttaggttttaggacaactttgatgaaaggttttgatccactccaaatgttgactagtgcatacatgtatacacacacacacacacacacacacacacacacacacacacacacacacacacacacacacacacagtatatattatgtaaacacaaactgttattttggatgtgactaatcatgattaatcgatttgacaacCCTAATAAGAAATCGAACTCAAAAACTGTTTTACACTTAAGTTTttacactttcacttttttttttttgaaagaaatgaaaacttttattaatcaaggatgcattcaattgatcaaaagtgacagtgaaaaaatgtataatgctactaaatatttatatttcaaataaatgttgttcttttgaacatttctattaatcaatgaatacattttagagaaaaatattaagcagcacaactgttctcaacattgttaataatcagaaatgtttcttgagcagcaaatcaacatattagaatgatttctgaagatcacgtgacactgaaatctggagtaatgatgctgaaaattcaactttacaTCATaggaattaaattatatttatatttaaattatagttATTTCACaagattattgtatttttgatcaaataaatgcagccttggtgagcagaagagacttgattcaaaaacttttttttttgtttactacattttttgaaaagtagtgtaccATATGAACCACCTCCCTGCTGGAACACTCTTTACAACAATctgccattgtgttttttttccattatgcATTATGTCTGATCTGTCTGTTTGGTTTTGCTTCtttgtctctctccctctatttatTTTCCATCTCTCTTGTGGtttcctctttctctcacagATGCAAATTTTTCAGTCTCACAGAGACTCCGGAAAATTACACCGTTGTCCTCGATGAGGAAGGATTTAAAGGTAAATCACACACGTGAACTGCTGTCCTAAGGATCTTGTGTTCAGTTGACGATGACACACATTGTACATTTCCAAAAACTTGAGTTAACTTTCTTATTTGCATAATTTCCTGATTGGCTATATATAATGgtagaaaaatttaaatgactctttatttgattgttttcttACTTGAAACCACACTGAAATGTAACGACGGAAAATCTGTGACATGTTTAAACAAGACTtggtacattttctttttttttttctttttttttttttgctgtatgtaTTTcaagcaataattttttttaatgtttttataggttaataaaacagtttttgtcttttaacatttaatacaaattataatcaTATCTTTCAGctctgtataaaaaatatatttacatgtaatataacagtattctaaagtttggagttggtaagggtgttttattttttattttattttttttaaattaaagtttcttGTGCTTAcccaaactgcatttatttgattaaaaatactaaatttttgctaagaaaaaaaaaaaaaactaacaaaaaacagtaatattgtggaatgctattaaaatgattaaatatttacataatattatgaaattattttccaTTTGAAGCAGAATTTTCGCCAGTCATTTCTCCaaatttttgtgtctttttttttcagaaataattttaatatgctaatttggtgctcaagtagcattaacaataataataattattattatcacagttgaaaactgttttgcttcttaatacttttgtgaaatattttgtcaTCTTTATGCATGtccttactttcacttttgaacaatttattcatcaaggacacatACAATTATGTATACAAATTTGGGAGCTACAATTCCAAACTGAATTGTAGCTCCTTTTCAATGCAAGGTATTGTTAACTACCAGAATCACAAGTTTGATCACTTAGAAAAATAATAGTGCACCATTCCTCAACAAGCAGTTCAAgttctgtagctcaaacagtgcAGGGTGAGTTTCTCAGTTGAAGTTCTCCACTAAAAACATCCTTTTTTTCCTATGAATATTTAGTGAAATGTGAAGGAATTGATCAAACGGTTTAAAACTGGTATATTTGTATACTGACACTGACTTCTGTGTGTGCTCTTCATCACATCCTCATCCTCCAGAGCTCCAGCCGTCTGAGCACTTACAGGTGGAGGGCTCCACTTGGCTCCCGCTCAATGTCGTCTCCAATGGCAACGCCTCCAGCAGCTCACAGGCCGTGGGCGTCACCAAAATCGCCAAATCTGTGATCGCTCCATTGGCCGAGCAGCATGTGTCCGTCTTCATGCTCTCCACCTATCAGACCGACTTTATTCTGGTAAGCGAGTCTGGTGCACGAGTCTCTGTGATCATTGAGACATCGAATTGAAGCCTGTCAGCATGAAAACTGCACCAAGTATTGTGTCAGTGAATCAGGGTTGTTACAAAAAATGCAATACctgaaatacaataaatgttaactgaaatctgaaataaacatttaaaaacacaaaacaaaaatgactaaactaagcttaaaatgaaaaaaaaaaaaaaaactaaaatcaaatagTTTTGTTGCTTTCTTTGGTTAGTCAAACACAG
The sequence above is drawn from the Carassius auratus strain Wakin chromosome 5, ASM336829v1, whole genome shotgun sequence genome and encodes:
- the LOC113072349 gene encoding cytosolic arginine sensor for mTORC1 subunit 2-like, producing MDLHILDHRLRVTSISKSGLEQYTHPLIKLIFLRNRTRCKFFSLTETPENYTVVLDEEGFKELQPSEHLQVEGSTWLPLNVVSNGNASSSSQAVGVTKIAKSVIAPLAEQHVSVFMLSTYQTDFILVREKDLAVVVETLAEEFNVF